The Amycolatopsis sp. DG1A-15b genome window below encodes:
- a CDS encoding DUF3152 domain-containing protein, translated as MLVFAVALALALLLTPQAAQPRRISGVGSALPTAPPTVPATAPKPAPEPAALPDGVPVTEAGDGTWHVVPGSGHDFGSGEKLLTYTVEIEDGVDLPSFGHDVDAILADPRGWIGLGAVTFRRLGEAEAEAGAGPSVRISLTSPGTARRPDLCGFGIPFDSSCRLSHDHRIVVNLARWLRGAHSYDGDLAGYRAYAINHEMGHALGFGHVGCPAPGAAAPVMMQQTFGLSNTYLANLNRAEPGAATKVRPDGAVCRPNPWVTAPH; from the coding sequence GTGCTCGTGTTCGCCGTTGCCCTTGCCCTTGCTCTTCTCCTCACCCCGCAAGCCGCCCAGCCGCGGCGGATCTCCGGGGTCGGTTCCGCCCTGCCCACCGCTCCGCCCACCGTGCCGGCCACCGCCCCGAAACCCGCTCCCGAACCGGCCGCGCTGCCCGATGGGGTGCCGGTCACCGAAGCCGGCGACGGGACCTGGCACGTCGTCCCCGGTAGCGGCCACGACTTCGGCAGCGGCGAGAAACTCCTCACCTACACCGTCGAAATCGAAGACGGCGTCGACCTTCCCTCCTTCGGCCACGACGTCGACGCGATCCTCGCCGACCCCCGTGGCTGGATCGGGCTCGGGGCCGTGACCTTCCGCCGGCTCGGCGAGGCCGAGGCCGAGGCCGGCGCCGGCCCCTCCGTCCGGATCAGCCTGACCAGTCCCGGCACCGCCCGGCGCCCGGACCTCTGCGGCTTCGGCATCCCCTTCGACTCCTCGTGCCGCCTCTCGCACGACCACCGGATCGTCGTGAACCTCGCCCGCTGGCTCCGCGGCGCCCACTCCTACGACGGCGACCTGGCCGGCTACCGCGCCTACGCCATCAACCACGAGATGGGCCACGCCCTCGGCTTCGGCCACGTCGGCTGTCCCGCCCCCGGTGCGGCCGCGCCGGTGATGATGCAGCAGACCTTCGGGCTGTCCAACACCTACCTCGCGAACCTCAACCGCGCCGAACCCGGTGCCGCCACGAAGGTCCGTCCCG
- a CDS encoding polysaccharide deacetylase family protein has protein sequence MRCLFRSGAGLTAVLALAACGGPAPVAPAPAPPHPAPAAAPVRITPAAARQVGADELGRVPVLMYHRLVAQPKSVYERTPADFTAELERLATEDYVPVTTAELVSRRLDLPAGAHPVVLTFDDGDPSTFRLTPQGQPEPGTAVRILLDVAAAHPRFRPVASLYVNEHPFGGDADGRALRWLAEHHFEIGNHTRHHTNLRTATEPAVTAAIAEEDALIRQAVPGYRPTTLALPYGSRPHRTGLALQGPGYSYGGALLVGAGPAPSPCSGKFDPAAIPRIRSQSAGSEAEYGSAHWLDELGAPESHRYTSDGDPSTVSYPQTEGPVAPECASVGLAY, from the coding sequence ATGCGTTGCCTTTTCCGGTCCGGTGCCGGGCTCACCGCCGTCCTCGCGCTGGCGGCCTGTGGCGGCCCCGCGCCCGTCGCCCCGGCGCCCGCACCGCCGCACCCGGCGCCCGCCGCCGCGCCGGTCCGCATCACGCCCGCCGCCGCCCGGCAGGTGGGCGCCGACGAGCTCGGCCGGGTGCCGGTCTTGATGTACCACCGCCTCGTCGCGCAGCCGAAGTCGGTCTACGAGCGCACGCCCGCCGACTTCACGGCCGAGCTCGAACGGCTCGCGACCGAGGACTACGTCCCGGTCACGACGGCGGAACTGGTCTCCCGCCGGCTCGACCTCCCGGCCGGCGCGCACCCGGTGGTCCTGACGTTCGACGACGGCGACCCGAGCACGTTCCGCCTGACGCCCCAGGGCCAACCGGAACCGGGCACGGCGGTCCGCATCCTCCTGGACGTCGCGGCGGCGCACCCGCGGTTCCGCCCGGTCGCGAGCCTGTACGTCAACGAGCACCCGTTCGGCGGCGACGCGGACGGGCGCGCGCTGCGCTGGCTGGCCGAGCACCACTTCGAGATCGGCAACCACACCCGGCACCACACGAACCTGCGCACGGCAACGGAACCGGCGGTGACGGCGGCGATCGCCGAGGAGGACGCGCTGATCCGCCAGGCGGTCCCGGGCTACCGGCCGACGACGTTGGCCCTGCCGTACGGAAGCCGCCCGCACCGCACGGGCCTGGCGCTGCAGGGCCCGGGTTACTCGTACGGCGGCGCGCTCCTGGTGGGGGCCGGGCCGGCGCCGTCACCGTGCTCGGGCAAGTTCGATCCCGCGGCGATCCCGCGGATCCGTTCGCAGTCGGCGGGTTCGGAGGCGGAGTACGGATCGGCCCACTGGCTCGACGAACTGGGTGCGCCCGAGAGCCACCGCTACACCTCCGACGGCGACCCGTCGACGGTGTCGTACCCGCAAACCGAGGGCCCGGTGGCGCCGGAGTGTGCGAGCGTGGGCCTTGCCTACTGA